The Sulfolobales archaeon genomic sequence CCCACACCATATATAGTGAATCTATCCATGCTAGCATCTAGATCCCTGACTACAACCAGCAGATCTATATCGCTGAGACCTCTCACAAACCTCCCCTCCGCCAGGGATCCTGCTAGGATTATCCTCACCGGCCTATAACGACTTACCAGCTCCTCAACGAGCCCTTCAAGAACGTCTATGAGATCTCTTATATTATCTCTATCAAGGATCTCCTTCAACCGCCTTCTTAACATACTCTAACACCTCCCGGGCAATCTTGATAGCTTCTTCAGCATCTTCTCTAGAGTAGTGCTTATAGGGGGGAAGAGAGGGCCATGCATTGGGATATCTAGTTGGTATATAGTATCTATCTAGCTTACCAGCAGCCTTGGCAAGATCCTCTGGAATTCCGATCCTAGATGATATCTCCTCAAGGATAGCTTTAACACTGTGTGTCCGTCTATATATTCCTAACCTCTTGATTAGAAGGGCTTTCAAACCCTTTTCAACGGCTTGGTGGGAGTAGAAGCATGCTTTGCTCCACTTCCCAACTCTATATAGCTCTAAAGCAGCCTCAAGATCATCTATAGCCTCCTCAAGCCAATCTCTATATCTCTCGTAGCTCATTATAAGCACCGTGGATCTTCAGCGAGCCATAGCTACATCATCAAAAATGCTTATAAATTTAGATAGCTTGTCCTGGCTATGGGTTATCAGCATTGTATCAATAGCCTGAGGCCTGTCAATGGGTGTTGATGTATTGCTCAACCTTGAGGATCTTATCAGAGGGATCAAGTTCAATCACCACTCATGGTAGCGGGCTACAGTCATCATCAATATCTAAGGGTGTATAGGGCTTTAAATATCTATCCAAACCACCTATCCAGCCCCCTAGCAGATGATGCTTTTGAAAATGCCTTCACAAGCCTTTCAAGGTTGTTCTCCACCCTCTCTCTTGAGAACTCATATTCCTCTACAAGCATCTCTACAACCTTCTCCCTATCAGGGGGTCTCCACTCTAGCTTGGGTACCTCCGCTACAGGTGGGTTTAGGAATATGTTTTTGATCTCCTTAGGATCTGTCGGGAATCTAGCCCCTGGGAGGACTTTCAGAGCTTTTTCAAGCCCCCCATAGCTTTTGATCAATGTATATGCTTTTTTAGGCCCTATCCCCTCCACACCATCTGGGTTATAGTCTGTTCCTATTAGAATTGCTATCTCAACAAGCTGCTCCCTAGATATCTCTAGTGTTTTGAGAATTGTGTTGAGATCTAGTAGCTCTGGCTTGAGCTCTACATAGACATCCTTCCCAGGCAGCTTCCTCCTACCGCTGATCGTTAGATTTCTAACCAGCCTTGGGCTCCCAAATAGAAGGGAGTCATAGTCCTGGCTCGCGCTAGCCCATGCAACGCCCTTGATAACCATGTAGGCAGCCTGGGCCTCGCCCTCTGATGGTGCTTGGACCCATGGGATACCCATATACTCTAGTAGTTTTTTAGATGCCTCAACCATCTCATTTGTAAGCCTTGATGTTGCCTGGGCATATCTCCTCATCTCCTCCTCATCACCCCTCTCTCTAGCGATTCTAAGCTTCTCCTCAGCCTTCTGCTTAGCAATACTCCTCCTAGCTATCTCAGCGCTCTTAAGCTCAGGAGGCTTCCCATCGAAGACATATACGGGCTTGATACCTGCTTCAACCAGATTTATTGTTCTGTAGAAGAGGCCTGAAAGATGGCTTGTAACCCTGCCCTTGCTATCCATAAGCGGTGTGCCATCCTGCTGTCTAATGGCTGAGAGGAATTGGTAGAGGGCGTTATAGGCGTCTATAGCTATTACCTTTCCAGAGAGCTCCCTAAGATCGTTTATATATCTTATAGCCTTCTCGGGGATTAGCTCTTTGAGATCTACACCCAAAGCTCCACCAAATATAAATTAGATAGGAGATATATAGAGCCACAGCTATGGAGCACTAACAGCCTATATGATGTGCTAGGGCTTCTTTTATCCATCCTGCGCATTCGATTCTATGGGGTAGCACCGTGCCTAGGCTTAGGTGGAGCCTCAGAGATCTTCTAAGAGGTAGAGAGGCAATCCCAGTGCCAGGTGTCTATGCACCATCTATAGCTATGCTCGCAGAGAGGCTGGGGTTCAAAGCTGTCTATCTAAGCGGGGCTGCCCTCACAGGCCTCCTAGGCCTACCAGATCTAGGGGTTATAACCCTCTCAGAG encodes the following:
- the fen gene encoding flap endonuclease-1; protein product: MGVDLKELIPEKAIRYINDLRELSGKVIAIDAYNALYQFLSAIRQQDGTPLMDSKGRVTSHLSGLFYRTINLVEAGIKPVYVFDGKPPELKSAEIARRSIAKQKAEEKLRIARERGDEEEMRRYAQATSRLTNEMVEASKKLLEYMGIPWVQAPSEGEAQAAYMVIKGVAWASASQDYDSLLFGSPRLVRNLTISGRRKLPGKDVYVELKPELLDLNTILKTLEISREQLVEIAILIGTDYNPDGVEGIGPKKAYTLIKSYGGLEKALKVLPGARFPTDPKEIKNIFLNPPVAEVPKLEWRPPDREKVVEMLVEEYEFSRERVENNLERLVKAFSKASSARGLDRWFG
- a CDS encoding nucleotidyltransferase domain-containing protein, translating into MLRRRLKEILDRDNIRDLIDVLEGLVEELVSRYRPVRIILAGSLAEGRFVRGLSDIDLLVVVRDLDASMDRFTIYGVG
- a CDS encoding HEPN domain-containing protein encodes the protein MSYERYRDWLEEAIDDLEAALELYRVGKWSKACFYSHQAVEKGLKALLIKRLGIYRRTHSVKAILEEISSRIGIPEDLAKAAGKLDRYYIPTRYPNAWPSLPPYKHYSREDAEEAIKIAREVLEYVKKAVEGDP